The Maniola hyperantus chromosome 6, iAphHyp1.2, whole genome shotgun sequence sequence cAATCcctcattaatttattttcgtgataaataataaaaaagtattttaaatatttctagaTGTTCTAGATACTGATAATTCTAGACATTCCGTTTCTTTCTCCCACCGAAAATTTACGAGTATCTGTTTTTATTTTCCAGAGGTATATTGTTATTCTTTGCTGCTGTCCTCGTGTTCACAACTTCCTACGAGATCTACTCATTGCGCTGGAGGAGAAAGAAGAGTTACAGCGCAATCCACGAGCTCATAGTCTCTTTCTCTCTCATTAACAATACGAGGAAGATCTTATCAACTAAACAGAACAACAGCCTTGGGCTCGAGTGTATCAATGGGATGAAGGCTCTAGCAATGCTCTTCATTATAGCTGGCCATGCTTGCTTGTTTATTGGAAGTGGACCCGTGATGGATGCTGAAGCTTGGGATCGAGTAAGTTatcaataaacttttttttagggttccgtacctcaaaaggaaaaacggaacccttataggatcactttgttgtctgtctgtctgtctgtcggtctgtcaagaaatctacagggtacttcccgttgacctagaatcatgaaatttggcaggtaggtgggtcttatagctggctttaggggaaaaatttgaaaaccgtaaatttgtggtcacatcatacaaaaaaaattaaattgtggtcatgaactaaaaattagtattttaaattatcaaagtaagataactatatcaagtgcggcttatcatatgaaagggcttcatctgtgaattttaaaacaggtttttatttatttttatgaatcatagtttttgatttatcgtgcaaaatgttgaaaaaatacgactgtactacggaaccctcggtgcgcgagcttgactcgcaattggccggttttttctttaaatgaaaatatgtaTAAGTTTCTGTTTGCAAAATATGTAACTAAGTTTAGACAAAACACAACGTAACTTTCGGTTTCAAGGCTCTAGCAACTAACGTATAGTAGccgcaggaaatattgtacatcgacctttagaaatagagcgttgtctctgtcactcacgcCTATGTGAcgtattgtcggtctcaaagacagagacaatgctatctctttctacaatgtcgatgtacaatatttcctaccgCATACTGTAAGTGGAGTCTTGAACAAAAAGCCTAGTAACCGATTTCACAGAATATAATAGTTACATCACGGTACGGTTTTTTTGATGTAGTTAGCATTCAAATTTCGAATTCAAAACTATActcaagttttatttatttactagcttatgctcgcaacttcatccgcgtggactacacaaatttcaaaccccctatttcacccccttaggggttgaattttctaaaaccgtttcttagcggatggccacgtcatacttaatagctatctgcatgctaaatttcagcccgatccgtccaatactttgagctgtgcgttgatagatcagtcagccagtcagtgggtcagtcaccttttggtttatatatttagatattctgtataaaaagctgtaatagcctagtggttagggtgtccgccttctaatcggaggtcgagggttcaatcccgggcacacacctccagcttttcggagttatgtgcgttttaagtaattaaatatcatttgctttaacggtgaaggaaaacatcgtgaggaaacctgcatgactgagagttttccataatggtctcaaaggatgtgtgaagtctacaatccgcacatggtcagcgtggtagactatggccaaaacccttctctctgagaggagacccgtgctctgtagtgagccggcgataggttgatcatgatgatgattctgtATAGCAAAATTAGCCAGTcttgttaaaattttacaagcAAATTGTagcagtaaaaataattaaattgtataaTAAAGGATCCGTTTGTGAATTTTCAGTTGATCCGAGACCCGACAAACGCTTTCATGTTGAACAATGCGCTGCTAGTAGACACTTTCCTATTCCTGAGTGCATTTCTCTTCAGCCGGCTGCTGCTTATCGAACTGGACAAACGAAGAGGCCGTCTCAACGTACTGCCAATATTGGTTTTCCGATATATTAGGTAAACTTCGCTTTACTcgagattttatttatatttccttTGCATTGGAAAATATTCTttttgacatttctttgttATACCTTCAAtacaattgttttattttagactagctcATGTCCGAGACTTCGTAGgcgtaaaataaagtttttaaaaatcccgtgggaactctttgattttccgggataaaaagtagcctgtgtcactctccaggccttaaactcatgcaaaaaatcacgtcgatccgctgctctgttgcgacgtgattgaaggaaaaaccaacaaacaaacacactttcgcatttataataggggtagtggtAGGTAGTTATTATTGTACGTATTGTTTAGCACAATAGAATTCAGAATAGTAAAGCAGTGGAGTATCTCTACGTgataaaatcaaaaatgaggagatccgtaggagaaccagagaaagcgacatagctcagcgagctgagaagctgaagtggtaatggatAGGGCACGTAGTTggaaaaaccgatagatattagtaggaagactccccactaagtggacagacaacatcacacgagtcgcagggatccgCTGGCTTCAGttggcgcaagaccatggcatgTAGAAGTCTTTACAATATAGActtatgttcagcagtggatgtttatcagttgacgatgatgatagaAGTGGTTTTGGAATGGcaatgaagaaaaacatcatgagTAAAATGAATGCTGCTgaattttccataatgttctcacagttgtatgaagtctgccgatccgtgAACTGTGCCTAAACCATTTTTAGTTTGAGAGGCTACGGCCGGACTCAGAAGTAGGTTGGCGCGATGGGTTGAGTTGAGATGATGGGTAGCCATTTCTATTTCCTTATTTATAGTTCTGTGCTGCAACCCtccttaaaaaaaatacttttaattttttttatacagggTGACTCCCGCCTATGCAATCGTCATACTGTTCTATATGACGTGGTTACCAAAAATCGGAGAAGGACCGCTGTGGGATGGAAGACTGCAGTTAGAGCAGGAAAGATGTATGGAGGTGTGGTGGGCGAACATTTTGTATGTCAACAATTACATCAGTACAGATAAATTGGTAAGTAGCCGGTTACAACCGAGTGCTATTCGGTTTTAACTGGTTTAAAATATACGCAAGAACGTTAAGTACCTAAGTGAGGCCTGCACCAACGCAGAAATCAAAATGGgtataaatacttactaatgaagaggaaataaaataatgtcGATAACTGGCGGGTGGCGGCTATATTAAGGTACGCTTATACAGGCAATTGAAATTCCACAATTCCAGACAACTTAGTAAATTAGGACGTCACGATCACATggagcaatttactgcaatacctgAAAACTTCTGCAATGTCATCACATTAATTGCTGGAAATAATTGCTCCAGTTATTGCTCCAGATCGATGcatacgtgttgccgagcaacaattgcttaaaaattgTCCATGTAAGCGCACCATTATAAAGGCAAGTCAACCTATATAGTCAATTagataagagcctcaatagctgaaccggtaaaagagtggactgaaaaccgaaaggtcgacggttcaaaccccgcccgttgcactattgtcgtacctactcctagcacaagcttgacgcttagttggagtggaaaggggaatattagtcactagcttatgctcgcgacttcatccgcgtggactacaaaatttcaaaaccctatttcaccccattaggagttgaattttcaaaaatcctttcttagcggatgcctacgtcataatagctatctgcatgccaaatttcagcccgatccgtccagtagtttgagctgtgcgttgatagatcagtcagtcagtcagcttttccttttatagattatAATTTAGACGTTCGGACAAAAACCTTTGGCtgtattgtttaaattttccTTTTCACAGTGTATGTTCCAATCGTGGTATCTGGCGGTTGACACACAGCTATTCTTCGTGGCACCTTTCTTTATCTACAGCCTGTGGCACTGGAGGAGGTTCGGGCCCATATTCACCGCGGTGGCTACCTGCGTGTCCCTCGTCATACCCTCTGTCATCACGTTTAAAGAGAGTCTGGACCCGACGTTGCTGTTTTATGCTAAGTATGTAAAGAGTGTGTTTAAGAGCACCCTGACCCGCAATTTGTTTTGACGTTGTTTTCCCTTTGAAAACTTATGTGCGTGGATCATGATCAGCGATTTAAATGATCCTCTAGATGGAGCGCTTCATAGTATAAATATGTCCCAACAAACATCAATGTCCACACTCCTGTAAATCGTAATCCGCTACTGCAGTCCGTTTCTACTTTCTTTGTTCGTTTAGAGTTATCGCGCAAAAAGGACAAGGCCGACATATTTTGGCCCAAAAGTGCCCAGCATATTATtcttattatgaaaaaaacccggccaagtgcgagtcaggctcgcgcaacgagggttccgtgctacagtcgtattttttggacattttgcgcgataattcaataactatgatgcataaaaataaataaaagtctgttttagaatgtacagatgaagacttttcatttgataccccacttgatatagttatctaacttcaaaaattgaaaatactaattattagtttttaaccacaatttaattttttttgtgtaatgtaaccagaaattcacggttttcagatttttcccctaataccagctataagacccacctacctaccaaatttcatgtttctaggtcaacgggaagtaccctgtaggtttcttgacagacagacagacagacagacagacagacagacagacagacagatagacagacaacaaagtgatcctataagggttccgttttccttttgaggtacggaaccctagaaatgatatcatatttgttaaaaatttaagttttttaatactAATGTTTTAACATCACGGATAAGATAAAAAACACTATTTTAAGTCGAAAACAGTGTTAactaataacttaaaaaaatagtaagtgAGCGCGATAGAGCTTGTTTCGGCGTCTTTCAATTTGATTGGTGCTTTTGCATTTCTAAGGGAGTGTAGAGTACATCTAGATAAACtttgaaaacaaaacaaaatttcatccaaatcgttAGAGAAACCATGTGATCCCTGAATTCCTATGGGAACTCAAAAATGTCACACTGGGAAGGATCTAAAAAAATTTGGAAATTCAAACattattacataaaatacaattatACAAAAATTCGAGTTTCGAGCTGTTTTCCAGATAACAATTAGGTGCCTACAACAATAAAGTACCTTTAAGTAAACTAGTTTTATTTTGGAggttaaaataatacctattatgcaTTTGGCtgtattatttgttttaattattcatGAACTATAGTTACTACCTATTAAAGcataatcataattattattttatatacaaattCGCATTGAGGCTCCTTTATTAAGAAATCTTCAGGCATAGCATATCCTGTCTACATAATATGCGAATTTTTTCACAATATAAGTACGCAGAGGTACGCAGTAATTATCTACAAGTATAAATATTTTCCTTATGACTTaactaaattatattaattttttttttgttgactaGATCCTACGATATAATgtagatttttttgtaaaatgtacctattgtatCGTGCGTAACGTGACTTTTGTAAGCACTTTAATAAGActaaacgaaaaataaatataaatacacaaataaataatatagtaagtaCACCGTCTGATCTACAGAAATGTCAGAAATGGTTGCAGAGGTTAtgaaactattaataaaattatacacacAGTGCGCGGTAGAAAGtgatgtatatcgacctttagaaggagatagcagatttgtagagcgttgtctctgtcgttgagaccgataaaccatcatataggtataagtgatagagacaacgctctataaagccgaaatgtcattctaaaggcagatgtacattaatttctgccgCTTGCTGTAAATAATTAGAAGGTAACTTTTATGTGATTTTCAGGGAATTTACAGATTTCGCTACGAACCATTACTTTGTCGAAGCCTACATCAGAACTCATATGAAAATGACGCCATACTTCATGGGAATTTTAACTGGATATATCCTGCATCGAATTCAGTTGGAAAAGTAAGTTTTGAATCACCAATAAAGTATCTTACTACTGTAAACAGTTTCGCCTTAAGAATCCTCCTGCTTCATGAGTTTCACCATGCGTCATCGTAAACCATTGatacgacgacgacgacgacgatcgAACTTTGtaaatttcaaataatttagatggaaattatctaaatatataaaagagaaataccactcactcactcactcactcactcactcactcactcactcactcactcactcactcactcactcactcactcactcactcactcactgactaatcacgaaatctcaggaactataaagcctacaaacttggaatttggaagGCAGGTTCCTTCTAGgatgtaggtgtcagctaagaaacggttttgcgAACATcccccccctaagggggtgaaatggggggtgGAAAGTTGTacgaaagtcctatgtttttgaagttagagtcgtgaaaatcgacatttaggttaattggtttaaataataaaaatttgtataagtcattttggaaaattccccccttaagggtggtaaaataggtggtaaatgtttttatagaaaagttttaactattgttatttttacttgaaatttgaaacgtaggttctttctaaagggtaggtatcagataagaaaggatctaagtAAATTCtccgcctaagggggtgaaatggcggttgaaaggttatatgaaaatcctatgtttttgaaggtagagatatgaaaattggcaattaggtattctgggttccgagccttaaggtgagactgagtgagtaggtaagtgaggccttttgcagcgagAAAATTTCAGATCTTATGAGAAAcaagaaattttacgcggacgaagttgcgggcaactgctagtaactTAATAAAATACTCTACATTGCAgtgctttttttaaaataagtttctttttaatttcaGTTACGAATTCTCTAATCTCTTAAAAGCCTTTGGTTGGATGACAAGCATAGTTCTAGGTACAGTGACGACCTTCTCTGTAAGCCTGTTCTACCAAGATTGGTACCGCTATAGCGTCATTGAAGCAGCGGCATACATCTCGCTCCACAAGTTTGCTTGGAGTATAGCCAACGGTTGGCTCATTGTTGCTTGCGCTACTGGCAATGGAGGTAAGGTTCAACATAGTTCATATTTTTCGTTTGTAGTTTGCATGTTGcatactagatggcgctgtactgATTACAATTACACGCATGaagtttttaatttcatttattatttttatttattaacacaatCTTCGCCGTTACcatgattaaatatcacttgctttaacggtgacgaaaaacatcgtgaggaaacttgcatgcctgagagttctccataatatcctcgtaggtgtgtgaagtctatcaatttGCATTGGCCAGGGTgccagactatggcctaaattcttctcagtagtggaccggcaatAGGTTGCTGGGTtgctaataaattattattataattaaaagttaatCCGACAGATATTGCACAAAAGTCATCGCAGAACGTaattaaatataagtatgtacatATAAATAGTTAGATTTAGGTAGATTTTATTGCTAATTATTACCATTTCATTCAGCTTAATTACAAATAAGTTAtgaaaataataggtatgtgtAAAATAACTGAAACCCAAAAGCTAcgcaaatattataatgaaacacAAAAAACTTTTACATACTCATACCTTAGTAGCGAAATATatcgaaaaatattattttgttcgtCAGATCTGAaatgctataatattataatgaatgaaATAGCCCACGGGAGTAACGTGTGCAATTTTGAATCGCTCGGTTTTTAAATTCAAGCACGTAAATTGAATGGACCTAGGCAGGGTCCATGGTAAATTGTTAGTGTTGTTGGTGTTGGTATGTTAGTGTGTAGGTATgtgacttataatataaaagagtTTTGTGAAAATCAggctcgattttttttaaagtttcgaATACTAACCGATTATTAAATTTGCAACTACTTGTtcgaaatatttaaaactaactataACAATTAAAATTGAGCTCACTTTAAATTGGCTATTAAAATTTCGATGGCGAAAGTTTTACTGATTGGAAAATTGTTTAGACAGTGTTAGTGCGTGAAAACTTTGTTAGCGTGTTTATTTTAGGTACAGAACCATCTAGTAGCAATATGTATACCTAAAGTAGTCTCGTGACTGATGATGTCTCGTGATGGATAGACACTGCAATCATGAgtcttttattaattttttttcagagtcggtgccaatgatgTGCCAACGTGGAGTCCCAAAACAATAGCTcctgcggctaattggcaccggctccaaaaatattatcataGAACTACATTTTGTATACGTTATATAttcggtaatttttttttttttttactttttagtggttttatatcttcgaagatattcataaGATCTTCACCAAAATATTCAAGGGTATTATTTCGAAGTGGTCCCACCACTTCGAAAGTATCCCCTTTCAAAAAAGAAGAATTTtccaaatcggtccaggcgtctttgaatAATCAGcgaacatatacctacctataatgaaaaaaaaccaaagattctgacgaattaagaacctcctcctttttttaagtcggttttAAAATGTcacgtttttaaatttatatcagTCATAACTTAATTTCCTGTTGCAGGTATTCTTGGGAAACTTTTGACCTGGAAGTTTCTGGTGCCGATCGCAAGACTGACTTTCTGCGCGTATTTGGTTAATGGTATTGTGGAGTTGTACTATGTGGGACAGTTGAGGCATCCTTTGCATATCACTTTCTTTACTATAGTGAGTATTATTTAGATTGAtctcaaaaattgtatgtatgtatgtatgtatgaatgaatgaatgaatgtatTTGTAAGAAGGTCACAAAATTAGCATATTATGCAACGTTATTTCTATATATTGTATTAGGTAGGTGCATGAATATTTTTGTTGATAATCGCCAGCTGACTACAATAAATTAGTTACTCGTTAATTAGATATATTTTGAAGGAAAcgaaaattttacttttattctaacataatatttaaacctAAGCTAACATCTGCATCAATGTTAAACAATGTTAGATGCAGAGTTTTACATAA is a genomic window containing:
- the LOC117983291 gene encoding nose resistant to fluoxetine protein 6-like codes for the protein MISIGVLVLAIAIAATAGQKYNETNIDQQVLKRLNHIINATGHLDPRDIARLNRTAHNLGLDRDLIAKLSERLKNEMDVKRKHDPNYNLYEDGTGNSEASRVDVVEESPDYASSVVLASDLLALSSAVANVKEQICREQGYRFLDGLLLNKRWALKMFDASAKSPQGLLFGSSYHLGNFDECVGIKEPGEEVAVEGQYCLATIKWRRSDENTKIRTGRGEILRWAVCVPNTCDASAVAGFVSDVLSHTVGNSTGVEVTGKDCYSRKPMTVSKLDIVFIGILLFFAAVLVFTTSYEIYSLRWRRKKSYSAIHELIVSFSLINNTRKILSTKQNNSLGLECINGMKALAMLFIIAGHACLFIGSGPVMDAEAWDRLIRDPTNAFMLNNALLVDTFLFLSAFLFSRLLLIELDKRRGRLNVLPILVFRYIRVTPAYAIVILFYMTWLPKIGEGPLWDGRLQLEQERCMEVWWANILYVNNYISTDKLCMFQSWYLAVDTQLFFVAPFFIYSLWHWRRFGPIFTAVATCVSLVIPSVITFKESLDPTLLFYAKEFTDFATNHYFVEAYIRTHMKMTPYFMGILTGYILHRIQLENYEFSNLLKAFGWMTSIVLGTVTTFSVSLFYQDWYRYSVIEAAAYISLHKFAWSIANGWLIVACATGNGGILGKLLTWKFLVPIARLTFCAYLVNGIVELYYVGQLRHPLHITFFTIAANAISHIVLTFFLALILCIIFESPLHGIEKILLRMFARPVLSDNAKRDDSAEVSRHTSQSKLEA